The window ATAATTtcccacaaattcaaaatctTGTCTGAGTCTGTAGAGGACTGCTGTTATGCCCTATAAGTTTCCAGTCTCCACTTCATAATGCCTGCAATAGATGAGATCTGCCATGCATGGTTGCAGCTACATTAACACAGCCTATTACTCAGATCAGAAGGAACAGAGAAACTTCTACTTTCAAGGCTCTCTTTCAGTAGAGATTGGTATGATGTTCATCTCAAATAATGcaacatcttatttatttatttatttatttatttattttgatacTTAAAAGCTCAACGAATACAACATACAATTTCAGCTTGGACTACTTTTAAATGTCCAAGAGAAAATAAACATGCCAACAAAGGTAATCACAAGACCTTTTGCTTCACAGCTCATTGAACTGTCAAACAAATCAACTTTGTTGGATACCACTAGGCCATGACTGATTCTTCACTGGTTTCAGAATGTCTGTGATCTCTGATAATGTTTCTTCATCCATCCCAGCCGTTGCTAGCTCCAGGGCAGCTGCTATATTTTCCTCCACCTTCATGTAAAAGATATATCAGGACACTGAACACAAACATGTAAGTGGACACACAAAAGGACCAACATAAAACCATCCAAAAGGGATGCGTGGGCTAAGCACTCGGATAAACTGTGTTGGACATTAGTTGCAAAATTCTGTTCCTTGAGCTTCCAGCTCAAAATTCGGTTCACTTAGAAAATCTCATGGTTCTGTTCAAACGTCATGGTTTTCTACCAAATCCTACTAATTTTTTTCCACTTTGTAGTCTGTATAAGAAAGTAAATCCATTTCTCATCTGTCAATAAAGTAATCATTTTGTTCCGtattccttgttttctttcagcaacAAAGTGAAGCAAGCCCTTCCTTTTTATGACAAGTGTAATATACAATATCACAAcctagaaaagaagaaaacacgAGTTCATAGGCTGACCTACGAGTCATAAAATGAAGAATTAGAGGTAGAGGATCAAGGTCTATGAAAAAAGATAACCTCTTTAACGGACTTCATCCCCACTAGTACGGATGAAATATCAGTATTTGCTAAACTGTATTGCAATGCTAACTTTGAGATATTCTTTCCCTTTCCTTTGCAATGATCAACGGCAGCTCGGCAGGCAGCCTGGTGAGGAAAAGTGTGCAAAGACATGCGTTAGTAAGAAAACCAAGAAAAGCTCAGTGTTATGttgttttgttttggaaaagATTCAGCAAGAAGCATCGGAGAGTGGAGAGAAGAACAACTCTGAGAGAGTGGATACATTCCATGTACATGTTGAAAACAAGACATCTAACATCATAATTTAGAAGCAGTCCATGGACTTAAAAGTCCATTGCTTGTTCTGAGCTAGATCTTCTGTATGTTCTAATTTCAAAAAGCAATATCTTGAAGGAGTTAATTTTTAGTCCGAGTATCACAACTAAACATTCAAAGCAATCTGCAATTAATGGCAGATCAGATGGAAAAAAATGATTAGAATGCAGAGATAGTACAAGGTAACTAATCTAAACTGGGAACTTTTAGCAAATATGCCAAGCTCTTATAGGGGATAATGTTAGTCAAGTGAAAAATGAATAATTGACCTTAAGTTCAGAAGAAGCAGGGTGCCACTCTGGAGCTCCAGCCTCAGTAAGAAGACCCATTGCAAGAGGGAAAGCACTGATCACTACCACACCCTTGCTCTTCAGGTATGGCAACAGATCCTCCAAACTTGAATCATTGATACTGTAGTGACAATATGACAGGATAACATCAACTGTCCCTGGAGGTACCCGATCAAGCACATAAGTGAATATCCCCAATGGAAGGCCGGTTATGCCAATGAAACGGATCTTTCCAGCTTGCTTCAGTTTCTGAAGGGCTGGAAGCGTCTCATTCACAATCTGTTCAAGACACAAAAAAATGCCACTAAATCTACATATTTTCACAAACAATTGTGACAAGGCGGGAAGCGGGGGAGGGAGGGCTATAAATCTTACTTTCAAAACAAAGGCTACCTTTTGGATAATGTCACACAGAAAGATAGGATTTTGAAAACCAGACTTATCAAACACTGAGAACATATATGTAATCAATATAACAAGTTGAGGAAGGATTATAAGCAATTTATAAAGTCACCAAAATCAACTAACGAACCTATGGGACAAACTAATACTCCCTTTCAATTCGAAGGAAATGAAGGAACAATGATTCAAAGTATGAGGATCAAAACACTTAATTATAGTGTGATTCCTCagtttttaataataataattacatagtGGAAAATTGTAAAAAGTATTATTCctacaaattataatttttttaatttaatattagTGTTTAGGAGAAATAATAGCTAAAGAAGACTCCTACAATATCGTGGAGAAGAATCAAACATAAATGATCAATAAAGCACCTGATCAAGAGACCCAAACTCAATATCGTGACATTGCAAAATATCAACATAATCAAGCTGTAGCCTCTCCAAGCTCTCATCAATGCTTTTAGTCACTCTCTCAGCACTGAAATCAAATCCCTCTTTGTACCTCCCACACTTTGTTGACACAATGTACTCATCTCTAGGCGCTCCAAGAGCCTTCAAAGCCTTCCCTAGTACCTTTTCCGATAATGTTCCTCCATAATACCTGAAGATAACCAATTTAAGTAAAAGACCAACAATTTCAGAAGTTCACGGATAATTCTCGAATTCAGCAGCAAAATGATTCAGGAAGCGGACCAACATCTTAAATCAGCGTATGTGGAGATACCTGCTCCTTTGTAAAATTCAAACGTGCAGAATCAGATCCAAAAATTTAAATCAATAGCACTACATCCACTACTCATTTGTAACATCAATtgtgcaaaataaaaaaatattttctttaaacaatttcaactATATCTATGTGTTTCTGTAAGTTTCAAACAGTGGATGCCGACGTTATATAAAAGtatgtttttttaaaataaattcaactatatgTGTGAAAGAGTCCAATGTAGTGAGAGTGATATATCTCTTTGCATCTGttaacaaataaaagaagaagaaggagagagATTGAGTACGGGGAAGTATCAAAGAAATTGACGCCAAGGCGAAAGGCTTCACGCACGGCGGCGAAGGCGTCTTGTTCGGAGACATCGCCGAAGACTTTGCCAAGAGGAGAAGCGCCGAAGCCGACGGAGCTGAGGTTGAGGCCGGTGTTGCCCAGTGGTCGGAGCTGCAATGTCTGAGCTGCCATCTGAGGGGAGTGTTAGGGTTTTGAAATCTGAAAGATTCACTTTCTCCTGAACTGCAGTAGGAAGATGACAAATGTGAGTGGATGAGAGATCTGGTTGTTGATTTTCCGGGAAAAGAAACACTCGCTGCTGACTCAGAAATTGAAAAGGCACACGAAAAGGAATCTTCCTATGTTATAGTACTATTGGGCTTCTCTTGGGCAATAAGaaagtgaaattcaaaaatagctaatTGAAACAAGCGAATGAATTATCTAAAATTGCACTGCCACAACAGAGTTTTGATTTCTGCTTCTACTATGACTCTAATAATTGCAAAGTAAGGAAAATAGGCTAGAGATGaatgtttttgatattttttcaaatagtttAAAGACATAGGGATGTGACCATTACCTAAGTGTTCGTTTAATGGGATAAAAacgttaatgcttgttttgttgattagggtatattatagctctcaactctacattACTCACTCAATActtctcggtcagagagtgattttgcccaatttggcatTCTCAAGTTCAATGagtatcaaacaaaatagttgataggAGCTCAAGTTGGGTTCTtgctatctctagtttgaaccctttaattaggctaatcaatctctcaattaacccaattccttgttagccaagttatcctagactaggtccctctttctcaagtagagactaagtcaaaagggcatgaatcaatgtttgcaaccattaattctaaaattgaagcatgaactaagctaaataattaacacccaatcataaacaagcattaaattaattacccataaggtttacacactagggttggatcacaaccctagtaagaatctagctactTATAATGAAAATTGCAGGGAAAAAAGTTAATTAAACTCATAAcgaaagattaaaatgatgaaatctaatgttaaaatactcaaataatctaaaacttcctaaaatggtaaaaagaaatgGCTACAACAACTTTgaatgttcaaacttgacctaattttgtgaaactcatctatttatattGGGGTAAAAATTGTTGACG of the Nicotiana tabacum cultivar K326 chromosome 7, ASM71507v2, whole genome shotgun sequence genome contains:
- the LOC107806546 gene encoding L-galactose dehydrogenase-like, whose protein sequence is MAAQTLQLRPLGNTGLNLSSVGFGASPLGKVFGDVSEQDAFAAVREAFRLGVNFFDTSPYYGGTLSEKVLGKALKALGAPRDEYIVSTKCGRYKEGFDFSAERVTKSIDESLERLQLDYVDILQCHDIEFGSLDQIVNETLPALQKLKQAGKIRFIGITGLPLGIFTYVLDRVPPGTVDVILSYCHYSINDSSLEDLLPYLKSKGVVVISAFPLAMGLLTEAGAPEWHPASSELKAACRAAVDHCKGKGKNISKLALQYSLANTDISSVLVGMKSVKEVEENIAAALELATAGMDEETLSEITDILKPVKNQSWPSGIQQS